In Desulforhopalus sp., a single genomic region encodes these proteins:
- the mgtE gene encoding magnesium transporter has protein sequence MSEKDKRELIGNEGMVILDMVRRLNRRGATDHLRKLLLKTHPADVAWVYRHLTEEERTVVFGIIVKTEAVGEFLSELDVMHVTDLVKGLTPQNLAEIFTAMPSDDAVDILEVLPHEIANDIREHMAKKDREEVEELLQYDPETAGGLMSPDFMYLDEESSAGEAIKCVQKRSEEKEMVFYLYITHGEHKLSGVVSLRELLMHPADRKLKEIMNPHVISVTTDTDQGEVAQIVSKYNILAVPVVDTSYTLVGIVTVDDIIDVIREEASEEFLQMAGAGKDREILLKSTKESAFIRAPWLFASWIGGIVAMFIIGAFEHELQKVIALASFIPIVIGMGGNIATQSSTIIVRGIATGRVNLDESLRVVFREMRIGLILGLIYGLFLGVIAYLGFSEPALLGVVVGISIFFCMAMSATLGTAIPLVLKRFDVDAAIATGPFVTTSIDILGVLMYFSVAKLFLEL, from the coding sequence ATGTCGGAGAAAGACAAAAGAGAGCTGATAGGTAACGAGGGTATGGTTATCCTCGATATGGTGCGCAGGCTGAACAGGCGAGGTGCCACAGATCATTTGCGGAAACTGCTTCTGAAAACTCATCCTGCTGATGTTGCATGGGTATACAGGCATCTGACTGAAGAAGAAAGGACTGTCGTTTTTGGAATAATTGTAAAAACCGAAGCGGTTGGCGAATTTTTAAGTGAACTCGATGTAATGCATGTCACCGATCTGGTGAAGGGGCTGACACCGCAAAACCTCGCCGAGATTTTTACAGCGATGCCCTCCGATGATGCGGTGGATATCCTGGAGGTTCTTCCCCATGAAATCGCCAATGATATCCGAGAACACATGGCCAAGAAGGATCGAGAAGAAGTAGAAGAGCTTCTTCAGTATGATCCTGAGACCGCTGGCGGCTTGATGTCACCGGATTTTATGTACCTTGATGAAGAATCTTCTGCCGGTGAGGCCATCAAATGCGTACAGAAACGCAGTGAAGAAAAAGAGATGGTTTTCTATCTCTATATCACTCACGGTGAACACAAGCTATCCGGGGTTGTGTCATTACGGGAACTGCTTATGCATCCTGCCGACCGCAAGTTGAAAGAAATTATGAATCCTCATGTCATCTCGGTGACCACAGATACTGATCAAGGAGAGGTCGCTCAGATCGTTTCCAAATACAATATACTTGCGGTACCGGTGGTTGACACCAGCTACACTCTCGTTGGTATCGTGACGGTTGATGATATTATTGACGTCATTCGGGAGGAGGCGTCCGAAGAGTTTCTGCAAATGGCCGGAGCCGGTAAAGATCGGGAGATACTCTTGAAGTCGACAAAAGAGAGTGCATTTATCAGAGCGCCCTGGTTGTTTGCCTCGTGGATTGGTGGAATCGTAGCAATGTTTATTATTGGTGCTTTCGAACACGAGTTACAGAAGGTAATTGCACTCGCTTCTTTTATACCGATTGTCATTGGTATGGGAGGAAATATTGCTACGCAGTCGTCGACTATCATTGTCAGGGGTATTGCAACCGGGCGAGTTAATCTCGATGAATCTCTTCGAGTGGTGTTCAGAGAAATGCGAATTGGCCTTATACTGGGCTTGATCTATGGGCTTTTCCTCGGAGTTATTGCCTATCTTGGCTTTTCTGAACCCGCATTGCTTGGTGTCGTTGTTGGTATTTCCATTTTCTTTTGCATGGCCATGTCCGCGACTTTAGGCACAGCCATACCCCTTGTATTGAAACGTTTTGACGTAGATGCGGCTATTGCTACCGGTCCATTTGTAACCACATCCATCGATATCCTTGGAGTTCTGATGTATTTCTCTGTAGCAAAGCTTTTTCTGGAGTTATAG
- a CDS encoding DUF2065 domain-containing protein encodes MKLLTLLVGLILIIEGLPYVAAPEKMQIWLKKLSEINPGQLRAVGLIAMLFGLIICFIVQKTSLFE; translated from the coding sequence ATGAAACTTCTAACCCTTCTCGTGGGCCTTATCCTGATTATTGAAGGGCTACCGTACGTGGCCGCTCCGGAAAAAATGCAGATTTGGCTAAAAAAATTGAGCGAAATCAATCCGGGTCAATTACGTGCTGTGGGCCTGATTGCGATGCTGTTTGGTTTGATAATTTGTTTTATTGTGCAAAAAACCTCATTGTTTGAATAG
- the purM gene encoding phosphoribosylformylglycinamidine cyclo-ligase: MSNTKPSKYSEAGVDIDKGNAFIEEIRDIVASTHQRGVLGGIGGFSSHFAIDTNKYKKPVIVNSTDGVGTKLVIAQLCNKHDTIGIDLVAMCVNDLIVGGATPLCFLDYFAVGKLDLSVAKEVIRGIAEGCRQANCSLVGGETAEMPGIYQNQDYDLAGFVTGIVDRDSIIDGSDIRAGDKIIGLTSSGLHSNGYSLVRKICFADHQLTVDQFFEELGCTLGEELLKPTKIYVQAVLNVLKNYRLNGMVHNTGGGFIDNIPRILPKGYKAILDTTKWSTPPIFTFLQRLGEIPEEEMYRTFNMGIGLLVVVDEAQAIDICHHFAAVGEEATIIGEIAPMEEGEIETVQIMK; the protein is encoded by the coding sequence ATGAGCAACACAAAACCAAGCAAATACAGCGAAGCCGGAGTAGATATTGACAAAGGCAACGCTTTCATTGAGGAAATTCGCGATATTGTAGCTTCGACACATCAACGCGGTGTCCTTGGTGGAATAGGCGGTTTCTCCTCGCATTTCGCCATCGACACGAACAAATACAAAAAGCCGGTTATTGTCAATTCGACGGATGGTGTTGGTACAAAACTCGTCATCGCCCAACTCTGCAACAAGCATGACACTATTGGCATTGACCTTGTTGCTATGTGCGTCAATGACCTGATTGTCGGAGGAGCGACCCCCCTCTGTTTCCTCGACTATTTTGCCGTTGGGAAATTGGACCTTAGTGTTGCAAAGGAAGTTATTCGCGGCATAGCCGAAGGTTGCCGACAAGCGAACTGCTCTCTGGTGGGTGGTGAAACTGCCGAAATGCCTGGAATCTACCAAAATCAAGACTATGATCTGGCCGGATTTGTGACCGGTATTGTCGACCGAGATTCCATTATTGATGGTTCAGATATTCGTGCCGGTGACAAAATTATTGGACTTACCTCTAGTGGCCTCCATTCTAATGGCTATTCTCTGGTACGAAAAATCTGTTTTGCCGATCATCAGCTGACTGTTGACCAATTCTTCGAAGAATTGGGATGTACTTTGGGCGAAGAACTTCTAAAACCTACCAAGATTTATGTGCAGGCAGTCCTCAATGTGTTGAAAAATTATCGCTTAAACGGCATGGTACACAATACTGGCGGTGGTTTTATTGACAACATCCCAAGAATTCTCCCTAAAGGTTACAAGGCAATTCTGGACACAACCAAGTGGAGTACTCCACCAATTTTCACATTTTTGCAACGATTGGGCGAGATTCCAGAGGAAGAAATGTATCGGACCTTCAATATGGGAATCGGTTTGCTGGTGGTAGTCGACGAGGCGCAGGCAATCGATATTTGTCACCACTTTGCAGCAGTTGGTGAAGAAGCCACCATCATCGGTGAAATCGCCCCCATGGAAGAGGGCGAAATTGAAACAGTTCAGATCATGAAATAG
- a CDS encoding MogA/MoaB family molybdenum cofactor biosynthesis protein, which yields MVDKMKESYSFAVLTMSDKGSRGEREDTSGPYLKKKLAEEGFVLRSYTIVPDQKQEIIAHLKQFADDLKVDLIVTTGGTGVSPSDVTPEAMNEVLDREIPGMAEAMRSASLLKTPRAMLSRGKVGIRGKSLIVNFPGSLKAVKENLEVILPVLSHALEKIGGETSDCGISTE from the coding sequence ATGGTTGATAAGATGAAAGAAAGCTACTCCTTCGCCGTTTTAACGATGAGTGACAAAGGATCTCGCGGTGAAAGGGAGGATACCAGTGGTCCGTATCTCAAGAAGAAGCTCGCCGAGGAGGGCTTCGTGCTTCGATCGTATACTATTGTTCCGGACCAGAAGCAGGAGATAATCGCTCATCTCAAACAATTTGCCGATGACTTGAAAGTTGATCTCATTGTTACTACGGGTGGCACTGGGGTATCGCCGTCAGACGTTACCCCGGAAGCCATGAATGAAGTGCTTGACCGGGAAATTCCAGGAATGGCTGAGGCCATGCGAAGCGCGAGTTTATTGAAAACTCCAAGAGCAATGCTGTCGAGAGGGAAAGTCGGGATACGAGGGAAAAGCCTGATTGTGAATTTTCCCGGAAGTCTTAAGGCAGTGAAGGAGAATCTAGAAGTTATCCTTCCGGTACTGTCGCACGCCTTGGAAAAAATCGGTGGGGAGACCAGCGACTGCGGGATATCCACTGAATAA
- the fusA gene encoding elongation factor G encodes MQDTNIVRNVAIIGHGNCGKTSLAEAMLFSAGKISRLGKVDDGSSAMDYEEEEVSRKISINTSFHNYTWKKHSVFLIDTPGDDNFLNETMFASHICDSALFTVDAVMGIKGQTIKFSKMVKQRNLPTVIVVNKMDRERADFLGTVDQIKETLPLNPVILHLPIGAEDNFKGFVDIASGKAYLFDGDKGNLKPADIPVEMEDDVALLRESLMEAVAETDDDLIEKFLEEGELTADEVLNGLKNGVKKAAISPVCVCSATLNKGVTAILDVINSYMPSPSDRAPISAKKEGSNETIEVQPLDTAPFAALVFKTMADPYTGRLTIFRVFSGVLKGDTFYNSTQKTSERFGQLYVLEGKEQKPVEYAGPGMIIGVAKLKETITGDTLCDPAKQIVFQAPEPLKPVISFAVSAKKGDEEKVFSSITKLLDEDLTLQITRQQETKQVLLSGVGRVHLDVVGARIKRKFGVEMELSTPRIPYMETIKSSARVQGKHKKQSGGRGQFGDCWIEISPLPGGKYEFVDQIVGGVIPQNYRPAVDKGIQEAMEKGVLAGYPVTDIKVVLVDGSFHNVDSSEMAFKIAGSLAFKKGAQEAGLVLLEPYLNMEIRVGKENVGDVMGDLNSRRGKVMGMDSADGLEIINAQVPQAEVLEYATDLTSMTGGLGSFSVSFSHYEEVPGQIAEKIIAEAAVQNG; translated from the coding sequence ATGCAGGATACAAATATAGTAAGGAACGTAGCTATTATAGGTCACGGAAATTGTGGAAAAACGTCCCTCGCTGAAGCTATGCTCTTCAGTGCCGGCAAAATCAGCCGCTTGGGTAAGGTTGATGACGGTAGTTCAGCGATGGACTATGAAGAAGAGGAAGTGAGCAGGAAGATATCCATAAACACCAGTTTCCATAATTATACCTGGAAAAAGCATAGCGTCTTTTTGATCGATACCCCCGGTGATGACAATTTCCTCAATGAAACGATGTTTGCCTCGCACATCTGTGACAGTGCTCTTTTTACTGTTGATGCTGTCATGGGTATCAAAGGACAAACTATCAAGTTTTCCAAGATGGTAAAACAACGAAATCTGCCAACTGTCATAGTTGTAAATAAGATGGACAGAGAGCGGGCAGATTTTCTCGGGACCGTCGACCAGATCAAAGAGACGCTTCCCTTAAATCCTGTAATTTTGCATCTGCCAATTGGTGCGGAAGATAATTTTAAAGGATTCGTCGATATCGCGAGTGGCAAAGCTTATCTATTTGATGGCGATAAAGGCAACCTCAAGCCTGCCGATATCCCGGTTGAGATGGAGGATGATGTTGCACTTCTTCGAGAAAGCCTGATGGAGGCTGTCGCTGAGACCGATGACGATTTAATCGAGAAATTCTTGGAAGAAGGTGAATTAACTGCTGACGAAGTTCTTAACGGCTTGAAAAATGGTGTCAAGAAGGCCGCGATATCTCCTGTCTGTGTCTGCTCGGCAACCCTCAACAAAGGCGTCACCGCCATTCTCGACGTTATTAATTCATACATGCCATCTCCTTCTGATCGAGCGCCGATTTCAGCGAAAAAGGAAGGGAGCAACGAAACTATCGAAGTTCAGCCTCTAGATACGGCACCTTTTGCAGCCTTGGTTTTTAAAACAATGGCTGATCCCTACACCGGCAGGTTGACTATTTTTAGGGTGTTCAGCGGTGTTCTGAAGGGGGATACTTTTTATAATTCAACGCAAAAGACCTCTGAAAGATTTGGACAACTGTACGTACTTGAGGGCAAAGAACAGAAACCAGTCGAATATGCCGGCCCAGGCATGATCATTGGTGTTGCAAAGTTGAAAGAAACCATAACGGGAGACACTCTTTGCGATCCCGCAAAGCAGATTGTATTCCAGGCTCCTGAGCCTCTTAAGCCGGTCATTTCCTTTGCGGTAAGTGCCAAAAAGGGTGATGAGGAGAAAGTGTTTTCATCGATTACCAAATTACTCGACGAAGATTTGACCTTGCAAATTACCCGGCAGCAGGAAACGAAACAGGTGCTTTTGTCCGGTGTCGGCAGGGTACATCTTGATGTTGTTGGCGCTAGGATTAAACGGAAATTCGGGGTCGAGATGGAGCTTAGTACCCCGAGAATTCCTTATATGGAAACAATTAAATCCTCTGCCAGAGTTCAGGGTAAACATAAAAAACAAAGTGGTGGTCGCGGCCAATTCGGAGATTGTTGGATAGAGATTTCTCCTCTTCCTGGTGGGAAATATGAATTTGTTGATCAAATTGTAGGTGGCGTTATTCCTCAGAATTATCGGCCGGCGGTTGACAAAGGTATACAGGAAGCAATGGAAAAGGGAGTGCTAGCGGGTTATCCCGTCACCGACATCAAGGTGGTCCTGGTTGATGGCTCATTCCATAATGTCGATTCGTCTGAGATGGCTTTTAAGATCGCCGGATCACTCGCTTTCAAAAAGGGTGCCCAGGAAGCTGGCCTTGTCCTCTTGGAGCCATATCTAAATATGGAGATCAGGGTCGGTAAGGAAAATGTTGGTGATGTGATGGGAGACCTGAATTCCCGCCGGGGCAAGGTCATGGGGATGGATTCTGCCGACGGGTTGGAGATTATCAACGCTCAGGTACCTCAGGCCGAGGTCTTAGAGTATGCTACCGATCTTACCTCTATGACCGGTGGCCTTGGCAGTTTTAGTGTGTCCTTCTCCCATTACGAGGAGGTCCCAGGTCAGATTGCAGAAAAAATCATTGCCGAGGCAGCTGTTCAAAATGGCTAA
- the murJ gene encoding murein biosynthesis integral membrane protein MurJ: MTEQKQQKRTIAKSAASVGIAVMCSRILGLIREQVFAGLFGAGFIYDAFVVAFRIPNLLRDLFAEGALSAAFVTVFSAYDKQRTKEETWHLAANVLNFILILLSTITLFMIFFAGEIVFLLAPDFSLIDGKTELTVLLTRIMSPFLVFISLSAVVMGILNTKGHFFIPAIASSFFNLGSVIGGTALAFILPRYGQPAIVGMAVGTLIGGMLQLGVQIPSLYRTGFRYTPRVRITDPGLRRILSLMIPATVGLSATQINLFINTNFAASCPEGSVSWLYYAFRLVQLPIGIFGVALSIAMLPVLAKQAADKDIVAMKDTMISSLTMVFALTVPATAGLIILSQPIIRVIFEHGAFTSIDTYATAETLSLYAIGLFAYSANKVLVPAFYALDKTRYPVIASFLAIFFNIAIISLSIDAFQHKAIALSTSCTMLINFLFLMVVLYKSLHGYSIRYLSIGCLKISIATLALSTLLLLGRFLLANWLNGTIVQQTTALFFVIFSGVALYTIILDKLRLTELNILTEKMKARFHRT; the protein is encoded by the coding sequence TTGACAGAGCAAAAACAACAAAAACGAACCATTGCAAAATCTGCAGCTTCCGTTGGAATAGCTGTCATGTGCAGCCGTATTCTCGGCTTGATCAGGGAGCAGGTTTTTGCTGGGTTGTTTGGTGCGGGATTTATCTACGACGCCTTTGTTGTGGCGTTCCGTATTCCTAACCTGTTGAGAGACCTTTTTGCGGAGGGGGCTTTGTCCGCTGCCTTTGTCACGGTGTTTTCTGCTTATGACAAGCAAAGGACAAAAGAAGAGACCTGGCACCTTGCAGCTAACGTGCTGAATTTCATTCTTATTCTCTTAAGTACAATTACCCTTTTCATGATTTTTTTTGCCGGAGAAATTGTTTTCCTGCTGGCACCTGATTTTTCCCTGATTGACGGCAAAACCGAGCTCACCGTCCTGTTGACTCGGATCATGTCACCTTTTCTCGTCTTTATCTCCCTTTCTGCTGTTGTAATGGGAATTTTAAACACCAAGGGACATTTTTTTATTCCAGCCATTGCCTCCAGCTTCTTTAATCTCGGCTCGGTTATTGGTGGCACGGCCTTGGCGTTCATTCTTCCCCGTTATGGGCAACCGGCTATCGTTGGAATGGCTGTTGGAACACTTATCGGCGGTATGCTGCAACTTGGGGTCCAAATACCATCTCTTTATAGAACCGGCTTTCGCTATACGCCAAGGGTACGGATTACAGATCCAGGACTCAGACGAATCCTTAGTTTAATGATACCGGCAACCGTTGGTCTGTCTGCGACACAGATTAACCTGTTTATCAACACCAATTTTGCTGCTTCCTGTCCCGAAGGTTCCGTTTCCTGGCTGTATTACGCCTTCAGGTTGGTGCAATTGCCTATCGGCATCTTTGGCGTTGCCTTGTCCATTGCTATGCTGCCTGTTTTGGCAAAGCAAGCAGCAGACAAAGATATCGTGGCAATGAAAGATACCATGATATCTTCCCTCACCATGGTCTTTGCTCTGACTGTGCCGGCAACAGCTGGCCTCATTATTCTATCCCAACCCATCATCCGGGTTATATTTGAGCACGGTGCCTTTACCAGCATTGACACATATGCAACTGCTGAGACCCTAAGTCTTTATGCAATAGGTCTTTTTGCCTATTCAGCCAACAAGGTTCTCGTCCCGGCATTTTACGCTCTGGATAAAACCAGGTATCCAGTTATCGCCAGCTTCCTTGCAATTTTTTTCAATATCGCCATTATCAGTCTCAGTATTGATGCATTTCAACACAAGGCGATTGCGCTCTCAACCTCCTGCACCATGCTTATCAATTTCTTGTTTCTTATGGTTGTACTATACAAGAGTCTGCATGGGTACTCCATACGCTACTTATCAATTGGTTGCTTAAAGATCAGCATTGCCACCCTTGCCCTTAGTACTCTTTTGCTCCTTGGCCGATTTCTTTTGGCAAATTGGCTGAATGGCACAATCGTTCAGCAGACAACTGCCCTCTTTTTCGTTATATTCTCTGGAGTTGCTCTTTACACAATTATCCTGGATAAACTCCGACTGACCGAATTGAATATCCTCACCGAGAAGATGAAAGCCAGATTTCACAGGACATAG
- a CDS encoding phasin family protein — protein MIDLIKKAVFTGMGIAFLTKEKIDEFSRELIDKGKLSEQEGEKLVSEMRQRAEESKEALKKQTDKVVEAAIGRMQLARVTDVEKLQTEIAGLRKEIEALRNKQ, from the coding sequence ATGATAGATCTAATAAAAAAAGCTGTGTTCACTGGAATGGGAATAGCCTTTCTCACTAAAGAGAAAATTGACGAGTTTTCTCGCGAGCTGATAGATAAGGGGAAGCTTTCCGAGCAGGAAGGTGAGAAATTGGTTTCGGAGATGCGACAGCGTGCTGAGGAGTCAAAGGAGGCTCTGAAAAAGCAAACCGACAAAGTGGTCGAAGCAGCTATCGGCAGGATGCAGCTCGCAAGGGTTACCGATGTGGAAAAATTGCAAACTGAGATAGCAGGTTTGCGAAAAGAGATAGAAGCTCTGCGCAACAAGCAATAG
- a CDS encoding tRNA-dihydrouridine synthase family protein, translated as MDRQSFPHTLKIQGIEISPPIALAPMVGLSHSAFRTLVQEEGGVGLLFTEMLVARRLPHDNEHCSPLLIKRENEHPLFYQLVTANEQAIGPAIEKLHKLGAHGIDLNLGCPAPLQKKQGAGLALVENQSEMCRVLHSLRKSTELPISVKIRLGKQLDSQKLSGFCRLLEDMGVNLITIHARLNNEKFCRRPRWDAIGKIRRDISVPLLVNGGIFSVQDAKESLEQSGADGLMVGRGAVERPWLCAEIAKKVFGIDVPESRKSDADIFFKFLKLLEDRFTPERRLGRLKQFATYFASPFPFGHHFAASIQSSITIDQAKQRASEFFAQNV; from the coding sequence GTGGATAGACAAAGTTTTCCGCACACCTTGAAGATTCAGGGTATAGAAATTTCTCCCCCTATTGCTTTGGCCCCTATGGTTGGCTTATCTCATTCAGCTTTTCGAACTCTTGTTCAGGAGGAAGGGGGAGTTGGGTTGCTTTTTACGGAGATGCTCGTGGCAAGAAGGTTGCCCCATGACAACGAGCATTGTTCGCCTCTTCTGATTAAAAGAGAGAATGAGCACCCGCTTTTTTACCAGCTCGTCACCGCCAATGAACAAGCGATAGGTCCAGCCATTGAAAAACTGCATAAATTGGGAGCACATGGAATTGATCTTAATCTCGGGTGTCCTGCCCCACTGCAAAAAAAACAGGGTGCTGGATTAGCATTGGTCGAAAATCAATCAGAGATGTGTAGGGTACTTCACAGCCTTCGTAAGAGTACAGAGCTGCCAATAAGTGTTAAGATTCGTCTTGGCAAACAATTGGATTCACAAAAGTTAAGTGGGTTTTGCCGGTTACTTGAAGATATGGGTGTTAATCTTATAACTATTCATGCAAGGTTGAATAATGAGAAGTTCTGCCGAAGACCGAGATGGGATGCGATTGGAAAAATTCGAAGGGACATATCTGTGCCGCTTTTGGTTAATGGAGGAATTTTCTCTGTTCAAGATGCGAAAGAGAGCCTTGAACAATCTGGCGCTGATGGTTTGATGGTTGGCCGTGGGGCAGTAGAGCGCCCCTGGTTGTGCGCAGAGATTGCAAAGAAAGTTTTCGGGATCGATGTGCCTGAATCGCGAAAATCGGATGCAGATATATTCTTTAAGTTTTTGAAACTTTTGGAAGATCGTTTTACGCCAGAAAGGCGGTTAGGACGGTTGAAACAATTTGCCACCTACTTTGCATCTCCTTTTCCCTTTGGCCATCATTTCGCCGCATCCATTCAATCGAGTATAACAATTGATCAAGCCAAGCAACGGGCTTCTGAATTTTTTGCCCAAAATGTTTAA